One stretch of Aeromicrobium fastidiosum DNA includes these proteins:
- a CDS encoding DUF6308 family protein gives MLRRYYAWPTATASRQTTSWPSYSCRWTCRAQAAIRLLDTRAQAVTDLPSVLGPGRDLVDAAVELWPADWAGVEPPRRAADSPGVRPTTASKLPVQRRPHLRPIYDSAPSRTYWASSTREFAASASDRRHLPPRAPGETATKRRSP, from the coding sequence GTGCTGCGCCGCTACTACGCATGGCCGACCGCGACTGCTTCACGGCAGACGACCTCGTGGCCGTCATATTCTTGTCGGTGGACGTGTCGGGCGCAGGCGGCCATCCGGCTGCTCGATACCCGAGCACAGGCGGTAACGGACCTGCCATCGGTTCTGGGTCCTGGCCGGGATCTCGTCGACGCGGCTGTCGAACTGTGGCCCGCCGACTGGGCGGGGGTGGAACCTCCACGACGCGCTGCTGACTCTCCCGGTGTCCGACCCACCACGGCGAGCAAGTTGCCGGTCCAAAGGAGGCCTCACCTACGTCCCATCTACGACTCGGCTCCTAGCCGAACTTATTGGGCCTCATCAACTAGGGAATTCGCTGCGAGCGCATCTGACCGCAGACACCTCCCTCCAAGAGCGCCCGGTGAGACTGCGACGAAACGCCGATCTCCTTGA